A window of the Oryza brachyantha chromosome 5, ObraRS2, whole genome shotgun sequence genome harbors these coding sequences:
- the LOC102718549 gene encoding glucose-6-phosphate/phosphate translocator 2, chloroplastic-like isoform X2, which produces MIPAVKLSPGPVAFSGTNLRSKTASVPSVSADDKESKTEVVPIRSEAAQKLKISIYFATWWALNVIFNIYNKKVLNAFPYPWLTSTLSLACGSAMMLVSWATRLVEAPKTDLDFWKVLFPVAVAHTIGHVAATVSMSKVAVSFTHIIKSAEPAFSVLVSRFLLGETFPVPVYLSLLPIIGGCALAAVTELNFNMVGFMGAMISNLAFVFRNIFSKRGMKGKSVSGMNYYACLSIMSLVILTPFAISMEGPQMWAAGWQKALAEVGSNVVWWVAAQSVFYHLYNQVSYMSLDEISPLTFSIGNTMKRISVIVSSIIIFHTPVRPVNALGAATAILGTFLYSQAKQ; this is translated from the exons ATGATACCTGCTGTAAAGCTCTCTCCTGGCCCTGTGGCCTTCTCTGGCACCAATCTACGGTCCAAAACGGCTTCGGTTCCATCTGTCTCAG CTGATGACAAGGAATCCAAGACTGAGGTGGTGCCAATCCGCTCGGAAGCTGCTCAGAAGCTAAAGATCTCCATATATTTCGCAACATGGTGGGCGCTTAATGTGATCTTTAACATCTACAACAAGAAGGTTCTCAATGCTTTCCCATACCCCTGGCTTACTTCAACTCTCTCCCTTGCCTGTGGCTCTGCGATGATGCTTGTGTCATGGGCTACACGCCTTGTTGAGGCCCCCAAGACAGACCTAGATTTCTGGAAAGTCCTTTTCCCG GTTGCTGTGGCTCATACAATTGGGCATGTTGCTGCAACGGTGAGCATGTCGAAAGTAGCAGTATCATTCACACACATTATCAAAAGTGCAGAGCCTGCATTTAGTGTTTTGGTATCAAGGTTCCTTCTCGGGGAGACGTTTCCGGTGCCTGTATATCTTTCCCTCCTCCCAATCATTGGTGGATGTGCTCTTGCTGCTGTAACTGAGCTGAACTTTAATATGGTTG GATTCATGGGTGCCATGATATCAAACCTTGCATTTGTTTTCCGCAACATATTCTCAAAGAGGGGCATGAAGGGGAAGTCTGTCAGTGGCATGAATTACTATGCCTGCCTATCGATAATGTCCCTGGTCATACTGACGCCATTTGCTATCTCTATGGAGGGCCCCCAAATGTGGGCTGCTGGTTGGCAAAAGGCTCTTGCAGAAGTTGGCTCTAATGTTGTCTG GTGGGTTGCTGCACAGAGTGTTTTCTACCACTTGTACAACCAGGTGTCCTACATGTCTCTGGATGAGATTTCTCCATTGACATTTAGCATTGGCAATACAATGAAGCGCATTTCTGTGATTGTTTCGTCAATCATTATCTTCCACACACCTGTCCGCCCTGTCAATGCACTCGGAGCTGCCACTGCCATCCTAGGCACATTCCTGTATTCTCAG GCAAAGCAGTGA
- the LOC102718549 gene encoding glucose-6-phosphate/phosphate translocator 2, chloroplastic-like isoform X1: MIPAVKLSPGPVAFSGTNLRSKTASVPSVSGLKPSKFVVSSLRPLYLAPLDGPGAAEQKPRRKPLEFKCAASAADDKESKTEVVPIRSEAAQKLKISIYFATWWALNVIFNIYNKKVLNAFPYPWLTSTLSLACGSAMMLVSWATRLVEAPKTDLDFWKVLFPVAVAHTIGHVAATVSMSKVAVSFTHIIKSAEPAFSVLVSRFLLGETFPVPVYLSLLPIIGGCALAAVTELNFNMVGFMGAMISNLAFVFRNIFSKRGMKGKSVSGMNYYACLSIMSLVILTPFAISMEGPQMWAAGWQKALAEVGSNVVWWVAAQSVFYHLYNQVSYMSLDEISPLTFSIGNTMKRISVIVSSIIIFHTPVRPVNALGAATAILGTFLYSQAKQ; this comes from the exons ATGATACCTGCTGTAAAGCTCTCTCCTGGCCCTGTGGCCTTCTCTGGCACCAATCTACGGTCCAAAACGGCTTCGGTTCCATCTGTCTCAGGTCTCAAACCATCAAAATTTGTTGTCTCTTCACTCAGACCACTTTACCTTGCACCACTAGATGGCCCAGGAGCTGCTGAGCAAAAGCCTCGGAGGAAGCCACTTGAGTTCAAATGTGCTGCTTCTGCAGCTGATGACAAGGAATCCAAGACTGAGGTGGTGCCAATCCGCTCGGAAGCTGCTCAGAAGCTAAAGATCTCCATATATTTCGCAACATGGTGGGCGCTTAATGTGATCTTTAACATCTACAACAAGAAGGTTCTCAATGCTTTCCCATACCCCTGGCTTACTTCAACTCTCTCCCTTGCCTGTGGCTCTGCGATGATGCTTGTGTCATGGGCTACACGCCTTGTTGAGGCCCCCAAGACAGACCTAGATTTCTGGAAAGTCCTTTTCCCG GTTGCTGTGGCTCATACAATTGGGCATGTTGCTGCAACGGTGAGCATGTCGAAAGTAGCAGTATCATTCACACACATTATCAAAAGTGCAGAGCCTGCATTTAGTGTTTTGGTATCAAGGTTCCTTCTCGGGGAGACGTTTCCGGTGCCTGTATATCTTTCCCTCCTCCCAATCATTGGTGGATGTGCTCTTGCTGCTGTAACTGAGCTGAACTTTAATATGGTTG GATTCATGGGTGCCATGATATCAAACCTTGCATTTGTTTTCCGCAACATATTCTCAAAGAGGGGCATGAAGGGGAAGTCTGTCAGTGGCATGAATTACTATGCCTGCCTATCGATAATGTCCCTGGTCATACTGACGCCATTTGCTATCTCTATGGAGGGCCCCCAAATGTGGGCTGCTGGTTGGCAAAAGGCTCTTGCAGAAGTTGGCTCTAATGTTGTCTG GTGGGTTGCTGCACAGAGTGTTTTCTACCACTTGTACAACCAGGTGTCCTACATGTCTCTGGATGAGATTTCTCCATTGACATTTAGCATTGGCAATACAATGAAGCGCATTTCTGTGATTGTTTCGTCAATCATTATCTTCCACACACCTGTCCGCCCTGTCAATGCACTCGGAGCTGCCACTGCCATCCTAGGCACATTCCTGTATTCTCAG GCAAAGCAGTGA